One window of the Shewanella maritima genome contains the following:
- the rpsR gene encoding 30S ribosomal protein S18: MARYFRRRKFCRFTSEGVTEIDYKDIVTLKNYITESGKIVPSRITGTSAKYQRQLARAIKRARYLSLLPYTDLHQ, from the coding sequence ATGGCACGTTATTTCCGTCGTCGCAAGTTCTGTCGCTTCACTTCTGAAGGTGTTACAGAAATTGATTACAAAGATATCGTAACTTTAAAGAACTACATCACTGAAAGCGGCAAGATCGTTCCTAGCCGTATCACTGGTACTAGTGCTAAATACCAACGCCAACTAGCTCGCGCAATCAAGCGTGCTCGTTATCTTTCTCTTCTGCCATACACTGATTTACATCAGTAA
- the priB gene encoding primosomal replication protein N gives MLSGEIKRARQFESPSGIAHTVLTLEHRSRRLDADLPRNVYCLIQVILSGERLNSATDKFKAGMQVDVEGYLSLQQGRNGQNRLVLHAENVELKT, from the coding sequence ATGTTGTCGGGCGAAATTAAACGCGCCAGACAATTTGAAAGCCCAAGCGGAATCGCCCATACGGTGTTAACCCTTGAGCACAGATCGCGAAGATTAGATGCAGATTTACCACGAAACGTGTACTGCCTAATTCAAGTGATATTGAGTGGAGAGCGCCTCAACAGCGCAACAGATAAATTTAAAGCTGGTATGCAAGTTGATGTGGAAGGATACCTTTCATTGCAACAAGGGCGAAATGGACAAAACCGTTTAGTCTTGCATGCTGAAAATGTCGAATTGAAAACTTAG
- the rpsF gene encoding 30S ribosomal protein S6, whose amino-acid sequence MRHYEIVFMVHPDQSEQVPGMIERYTGVITAANGTVHRLEDWGRRQLAYPIQDLHKAHYVLMNVETTAESVEELETAFRFNDAVLRNMVMRTKAAVTEASPMAKAKEERDSRRAPAAEAKTEESAEEKAQ is encoded by the coding sequence ATGCGTCATTACGAAATCGTATTTATGGTTCACCCAGATCAAAGTGAACAAGTCCCAGGTATGATCGAGCGTTACACCGGTGTTATCACCGCTGCTAACGGTACAGTTCACCGCCTAGAAGATTGGGGTCGTCGTCAATTGGCTTACCCAATCCAAGACCTACACAAAGCTCACTATGTTCTTATGAACGTAGAGACTACTGCAGAGTCTGTAGAAGAGTTAGAAACAGCTTTCCGTTTCAACGACGCTGTTCTGCGTAACATGGTAATGCGCACTAAAGCTGCTGTTACTGAAGCTTCTCCTATGGCTAAAGCAAAAGAAGAGCGTGACTCACGTCGTGCACCTGCTGCTGAAGCTAAAACAGAAGAAAGCGCTGAAGAAAAAGCTCAATAA
- a CDS encoding DUF481 domain-containing protein — protein MNKLCYLTALVLFPSSAWALVPPDYKEPPSDIYAEIEAGLQVNSGNNSTQNFNGRTHITYDTEKAKQEATFKAYYAADDGSSTAEKFDLYLQSNYKFDDAYLYGRGELTWDKFGSFTRISTISTGYGFDVISDSKHTLSLEMGPGYRYDIPIATESEPDPSANSNVILRSAAKYSLKLQEYTSFNADFTAEAGKDNSTLTLDLSYKNTFIQDWAFKVGMNFKYNTTVPTDTKQLDTITTFNLLYTYQ, from the coding sequence ATGAACAAGCTGTGTTATTTAACTGCGTTAGTACTGTTCCCGTCTTCAGCCTGGGCGCTAGTACCACCTGATTATAAAGAACCACCGAGCGATATCTACGCTGAAATTGAGGCTGGTTTGCAAGTAAATAGTGGCAACAACTCAACACAGAACTTTAATGGTCGCACTCACATCACTTACGACACTGAAAAAGCTAAGCAAGAGGCTACCTTTAAAGCTTACTACGCGGCAGATGACGGTTCGTCAACCGCAGAAAAGTTTGACCTTTACCTGCAGTCAAACTACAAGTTTGACGACGCCTATTTATATGGTCGCGGCGAATTAACCTGGGATAAGTTTGGTTCGTTTACTCGTATTAGCACTATCTCAACGGGTTACGGTTTTGATGTAATTTCAGACAGCAAACACACACTGAGCTTAGAGATGGGTCCTGGTTACCGTTACGATATCCCTATTGCGACGGAATCTGAGCCAGATCCAAGCGCTAATAGTAACGTGATTTTACGTTCAGCAGCCAAGTACTCATTAAAGCTGCAAGAATACACTAGCTTTAATGCTGACTTTACCGCTGAAGCGGGTAAAGACAACTCAACTCTAACCTTAGACTTAAGTTACAAGAATACATTTATTCAGGACTGGGCATTTAAAGTGGGTATGAACTTTAAATACAACACAACAGTGCCAACTGATACTAAGCAGTTAGATACCATTACCACCTTTAACCTACTTTATACCTACCAGTAA
- the rlmB gene encoding 23S rRNA (guanosine(2251)-2'-O)-methyltransferase RlmB, translated as MKKQEMIFGIHAIKALLDNSPERVIEMWVLQGRDDERLLPVIKAAANMGVAVQRASRKVLDDKANSSQHQGVVARVKPAKQLGEHDLDALLAKTDTPFLLILDGVTDPHNLGACLRNADAAGVHGIIVPKDNSVGLTATVSKVACGAAEAVPLFQVTNLARTMRQIQDKGVWIVGTAGEADGNVYQADLKGPLAIAMGAEDKGLRRLTRESCDSLVSIPMAGSVSSLNVSVATGVCLFEAVRQRLA; from the coding sequence ATGAAAAAACAAGAGATGATTTTTGGTATTCACGCGATTAAAGCATTGCTGGATAACAGCCCTGAACGCGTGATTGAAATGTGGGTTTTGCAAGGCCGTGATGACGAGCGTTTGTTACCTGTGATTAAAGCTGCAGCTAACATGGGCGTTGCTGTGCAGCGCGCATCGCGTAAAGTGCTCGATGACAAAGCCAATAGCAGCCAACATCAAGGTGTTGTTGCTAGAGTTAAGCCGGCGAAGCAACTAGGCGAACATGACTTAGATGCACTGCTAGCCAAAACTGACACGCCATTTTTGTTGATCCTTGATGGAGTGACAGACCCACATAATCTAGGTGCTTGCCTGCGCAATGCGGACGCCGCTGGTGTGCACGGCATTATCGTACCTAAAGACAACTCAGTTGGCTTAACCGCAACGGTAAGCAAGGTTGCGTGCGGCGCAGCAGAGGCCGTGCCTTTGTTTCAGGTCACTAACCTTGCGCGAACTATGCGTCAAATTCAAGATAAAGGGGTATGGATTGTCGGTACCGCCGGTGAGGCCGATGGCAACGTATATCAAGCTGATTTAAAAGGGCCGCTTGCGATTGCTATGGGGGCTGAAGATAAAGGTCTTCGTCGCTTAACCCGTGAAAGTTGCGACTCTTTGGTCTCGATTCCAATGGCGGGTAGCGTGTCTAGCTTGAACGTATCGGTTGCTACAGGCGTATGCTTATTTGAAGCGGTCAGGCAGCGTTTAGCTTAA
- the rnr gene encoding ribonuclease R has product MIKDPHFEREQDKYQNPIPSREYILDYLRAQTSPVTRDNIAKALNITDEEQLEALRRRLRAMERDGQLVFTRGQSYGLPERMDLMSGTIIGHRDGFGFFKPDEGGDDLFVNNRDMLKYFHGDKVLAQKAGTDRRGKRDARIVRLVHERTAPLVGRYHVDSGMGFVIADDKRITQEILIASEDKNGARAGDVVVVELTRRPGRFVKAAGKVTEVLGKTMAPGMEIEIALRNYDLPHTWSPLIEKKLRKIPDEVPEEDKQGRVDLRHLPLVTIDGEDARDFDDAVYAETKPSGGWRLWVAIADVSHYVRTESALDKEARRRGNSVYFPSQVIPMLPEKISNGLCSLNPHVDRLCMVAEMTISARGKLSGYKFYPAVMHSHARLTYTQVADMLEGGEVKDQHQAILPHLKCLQSLYLTLDEVRADRGAIAFETLETQFIFNEQRKIDKIVPRGRNQAHKIIEECMILANVASAKFVKKHKGEVLYRVHEAPSEQKLTQFKDFLSERGLTLDGGLEPEPSDYQKLMLEVADRPDAELIQVMLLRSMRQATYTPDNEGHFGLALEAYSHFTSPIRRYPDLILHRVIKFLLAKAQGNVTDKWTADGGFHYDLDELDQLGEECSNTERRADEATRDVSDWLKCEYMQDHVGDTFDAVVASVTNFGLFVRLNELFIDGLVHISSLASDYYQFDPSRQRLIGEHSRKIYQIGDEVTVKVAAVNLDDRQIDLVMEGDNNKGRGRKRNPNKPLTARERANLEGAKRSNGDAKSKSSSRSSASSKSSDSRAKSERKGEHKPASSKKSKKASAKKRSSKKSTAKRSNRKK; this is encoded by the coding sequence ATGATCAAAGATCCTCATTTTGAGAGAGAGCAAGACAAGTATCAAAACCCAATCCCAAGTAGAGAATACATTTTAGACTACTTGCGTGCCCAAACTTCCCCTGTCACTCGCGACAATATAGCTAAAGCACTAAATATTACAGACGAAGAGCAATTAGAGGCACTTCGTCGCCGCCTGCGCGCCATGGAGCGTGATGGTCAGTTAGTGTTTACCCGCGGGCAGAGTTACGGTCTACCTGAGCGTATGGATTTAATGTCAGGCACCATTATCGGCCACAGAGATGGCTTTGGCTTTTTTAAGCCAGATGAAGGCGGAGATGACTTATTCGTTAACAATCGCGACATGCTCAAATACTTCCACGGTGATAAAGTCCTTGCCCAAAAAGCTGGTACTGATCGCCGCGGTAAACGTGATGCGCGTATTGTACGCCTAGTGCATGAGCGCACTGCGCCGCTTGTTGGCCGTTACCATGTAGATAGTGGTATGGGCTTTGTTATTGCTGACGACAAGCGTATTACCCAGGAAATTCTTATCGCATCAGAAGATAAGAATGGTGCCCGCGCGGGCGATGTGGTTGTGGTGGAATTGACTCGTCGCCCAGGACGCTTTGTAAAAGCCGCTGGTAAAGTCACAGAGGTGCTAGGTAAAACCATGGCGCCTGGGATGGAAATTGAAATCGCCCTGCGCAATTACGACTTACCGCATACTTGGTCGCCGCTTATTGAGAAAAAGCTGCGCAAAATTCCTGATGAAGTACCTGAGGAAGATAAGCAAGGGCGCGTTGATTTACGTCACTTACCATTAGTGACCATTGATGGCGAAGATGCCCGAGACTTTGACGATGCCGTTTATGCTGAAACTAAGCCTAGTGGTGGCTGGCGCTTATGGGTAGCCATTGCCGATGTGAGCCATTATGTGCGCACTGAATCGGCCCTTGATAAAGAAGCGCGCCGCCGAGGTAACTCGGTGTACTTCCCGTCGCAAGTTATTCCTATGCTGCCAGAGAAGATCTCCAATGGCCTATGCTCGTTAAATCCGCATGTCGATAGACTGTGTATGGTGGCGGAGATGACTATTTCTGCTCGTGGTAAGCTATCAGGTTACAAGTTTTACCCTGCGGTGATGCACTCTCATGCGCGCTTAACCTACACTCAGGTTGCCGACATGCTTGAGGGCGGTGAGGTTAAAGATCAGCATCAAGCTATCTTGCCGCACCTAAAGTGCTTGCAATCACTTTATTTAACTCTGGACGAAGTACGAGCCGATCGCGGCGCGATTGCGTTTGAAACCTTAGAGACCCAGTTCATTTTTAATGAGCAGCGTAAAATCGATAAGATTGTGCCTCGGGGTCGTAATCAGGCGCACAAAATCATTGAAGAATGCATGATTTTGGCCAATGTCGCTTCAGCTAAGTTCGTTAAAAAGCACAAAGGTGAGGTGCTGTATCGCGTGCATGAAGCGCCGTCTGAGCAAAAGCTTACCCAGTTTAAAGACTTCTTGTCTGAGCGTGGTTTAACCTTAGACGGTGGACTTGAGCCGGAGCCGAGTGACTATCAAAAGCTAATGCTAGAGGTCGCAGATAGGCCTGATGCTGAGCTTATTCAGGTAATGTTGCTACGCTCTATGCGTCAGGCAACTTATACCCCTGATAATGAAGGGCACTTTGGTTTAGCACTGGAAGCATATTCGCACTTCACATCGCCAATTCGCCGCTACCCAGACTTAATTTTGCATCGGGTGATTAAGTTCTTACTCGCTAAGGCGCAAGGTAATGTCACTGATAAATGGACCGCTGATGGTGGTTTCCATTACGACTTAGATGAGTTAGATCAACTTGGTGAAGAGTGTTCCAACACTGAGCGCCGCGCAGATGAAGCAACACGGGATGTAAGTGACTGGCTTAAGTGCGAGTACATGCAAGATCATGTTGGCGATACCTTTGATGCCGTTGTGGCATCGGTAACCAACTTTGGTTTGTTTGTACGCTTAAATGAGCTGTTCATTGATGGCCTAGTGCATATCTCAAGTTTGGCGAGCGATTATTATCAGTTTGACCCAAGTCGTCAGCGTTTGATTGGTGAGCATTCGCGTAAGATTTATCAGATTGGTGATGAAGTAACGGTAAAGGTGGCTGCTGTTAACCTTGACGATCGCCAAATTGATTTGGTGATGGAAGGTGATAATAACAAAGGACGTGGTCGCAAGCGTAACCCGAATAAACCGTTAACCGCGCGCGAGCGAGCAAACCTTGAAGGTGCAAAGCGCAGTAATGGCGATGCTAAGTCTAAGTCATCAAGCCGCTCATCAGCAAGCTCAAAGTCTAGTGACTCAAGAGCTAAGTCTGAGCGCAAGGGCGAGCATAAGCCAGCTAGCTCGAAAAAGTCAAAAAAGGCTAGCGCTAAGAAGCGCTCGTCGAAAAAGTCCACTGCCAAACGCAGTAATAGAAAGAAATAG
- a CDS encoding tetratricopeptide repeat protein yields the protein MGGEGDVEAYDIYGDEVLTELIRRDHYLQRVEDDECQLVQDIEAKAEVLRQPLYQFLWGEMLNHGVCVPKHSARGMALLQTAAEQGSAEAMVKLAEYYYSGKLVITDKNRAVQYVLPAAANGDIRARLMLVRLFGEGYGSPRDYELGYHWLYNSYFDDSAQHKQAMSLLKMLAAKMPESIVKRAQQPQLYTQ from the coding sequence ATGGGCGGTGAGGGTGACGTAGAAGCCTATGACATCTATGGTGATGAAGTTTTAACAGAGCTAATCCGCCGTGACCATTACCTTCAGCGTGTAGAAGATGATGAATGTCAGCTAGTGCAAGATATTGAAGCGAAAGCTGAAGTACTAAGACAGCCTTTGTATCAATTTTTATGGGGCGAAATGCTAAACCATGGTGTTTGCGTTCCAAAACACTCTGCCCGTGGTATGGCTCTGCTTCAAACAGCAGCTGAGCAAGGCAGTGCAGAGGCAATGGTTAAATTGGCTGAATATTATTATTCAGGCAAATTAGTCATTACCGACAAAAATCGCGCCGTACAATATGTATTGCCAGCAGCTGCAAATGGCGATATTCGTGCACGACTTATGTTAGTGCGCTTATTCGGTGAAGGTTACGGTAGCCCGCGTGATTACGAATTAGGCTACCATTGGTTATACAATAGTTATTTTGATGACTCTGCCCAGCATAAGCAGGCGATGTCATTACTGAAAATGTTAGCGGCCAAGATGCCCGAGAGTATTGTGAAGCGGGCACAACAACCGCAGTTATATACACAATAG
- a CDS encoding adenylosuccinate synthase has translation MGKNVVVLGTQWGDEGKGKIVDLLTEQAKYVVRYQGGHNAGHTLVIDGDKTVLHLIPSGILRDNVKCIIGNGVVLAPDALMKEINMLKERGVPVEDRLLISEACPLILPFHCALDIAREKARGNNAIGTTGRGIGPAYEDKISRRGLRVGDLFNAELFAKKLEEVMKYHNFMLTEYYGCEAVDYQKTLEDALAIADYFKSMCVDVTELLDTARKAGEPILFEGAQGTLLDIDHGTYPFVTSSNTTAGGVATGSGFGPRHLDYVLGIMKAYTTRVGAGPFPTELDNEIGDYIGEKGQEFGATTGRKRRPGWLDVVAMRRAVQINSISGFCLTKLDVLDGLEEVKICVGYQYPDGRVEKVTPLAAEGYEQVTPIYESMPGWKENTFGATSVDQLPQAALNYIKRVEELLETPVDIISTGPDRNETMTLVNPFN, from the coding sequence AAAATACGTAGTTCGTTACCAAGGCGGCCATAATGCCGGCCACACTCTGGTTATCGATGGTGATAAAACCGTTCTTCACTTAATTCCATCTGGGATCTTACGCGATAATGTTAAATGCATTATCGGTAACGGCGTTGTGCTAGCTCCTGATGCATTAATGAAAGAAATCAACATGCTTAAAGAGCGTGGTGTGCCGGTTGAAGACCGTCTTCTGATTTCTGAAGCTTGTCCGCTTATTCTTCCATTCCACTGTGCACTGGATATTGCTCGCGAAAAAGCGCGCGGTAACAATGCAATTGGTACGACTGGTCGCGGTATTGGCCCTGCATACGAAGATAAGATCTCTCGTCGTGGTTTACGTGTAGGTGATCTATTCAATGCTGAGCTATTTGCTAAGAAGCTTGAAGAAGTAATGAAGTACCACAACTTCATGCTAACCGAGTACTACGGCTGTGAAGCTGTTGATTACCAAAAGACCCTTGAAGATGCATTAGCTATTGCTGATTACTTCAAGAGCATGTGTGTTGATGTTACTGAGCTACTTGATACTGCACGCAAAGCAGGTGAGCCAATTCTGTTTGAAGGTGCTCAAGGTACTCTGCTTGATATCGACCACGGTACATACCCGTTTGTAACTTCGTCTAACACTACTGCTGGTGGTGTAGCGACAGGTTCTGGTTTTGGCCCACGTCACCTAGACTATGTACTAGGTATCATGAAGGCTTACACCACACGTGTAGGTGCGGGTCCATTCCCAACTGAATTAGACAATGAAATCGGTGATTACATCGGTGAGAAAGGTCAAGAATTTGGTGCAACGACTGGTCGTAAGCGTCGTCCAGGTTGGTTAGACGTTGTGGCAATGCGCCGCGCGGTTCAAATCAACAGCATCAGCGGTTTCTGTTTAACTAAACTAGACGTACTTGACGGCCTAGAAGAAGTTAAGATTTGTGTGGGTTATCAGTACCCAGACGGCCGCGTAGAAAAGGTCACGCCACTAGCTGCTGAAGGCTACGAGCAAGTTACACCTATCTACGAATCTATGCCTGGTTGGAAGGAAAACACCTTTGGTGCAACTTCTGTCGATCAGCTTCCTCAAGCAGCACTTAACTACATCAAGCGTGTAGAAGAGCTACTTGAAACACCTGTTGATATCATCTCAACTGGTCCAGATCGTAACGAAACCATGACTTTAGTTAACCCATTTAACTAA